GTTCATCCCGGCGGAATTCGAGGATCTCGTAGTCCATCGAGGCATATCCCCTCGACGCGGTCTTCAGCTTGTCGTAGAAGTCGAGGACGATCTCGTTGAGCGGAAGCTCGTACTCGAGTAGGACCCGCGCTCCGGTCACGAACTTCATCTGCCGTTGTTTCCCGCGGCGCTCCTCGCAGAGCTTGATCACCCCTCCCAGATGCTCCGCATGGAGGTGGATCGTGGCGAGGATCAACGGCTCCTCGATGTAGTCCAGATCGATCGGCTCCGGCAGGCGAGCGGGGCTGTCCACCTCCACGACGCTCCCGTCCCGGCAAACCGCCCGGTAGCTCACCGTCGGTGCCGTGGTGATCAGCTCGACCCCGTATTCCCGTTCCAGCCGCTCCTGGATGATCTCCAGGTGCAGGAGCCCGAGGAACCCGCAGCGGAACCCGAATCCGAGGGCCACCGAGGTTTCCGGGTCGGCCGTGAAGGAGGAGTCGTTCAGCCGCAGCTTATCGATCGCCGTGCGCAGCTGGTCGTAGTTGTCGGAGACCACCGGGTAGATCCCGGCGAAGACCATCGGCCGGACCACCTTGAAGCCCGGGAGGGGGACCGAGGCGGGATTCCCGGCGTCGGTGATCGTATCCCCGACCTTGGTCTCCTTGACATCCTTGATGTTCGCGATGATGAACCCGACCTCGCCCGGACCGAGCGATTCGACCAGGCTGGGATGCGGATCGAAGACCCCCACCTTCTGGATCTCGAAGCTTCGCCCCGTGGACAGAAGCAGGATCTTCCGCCCCGGGCGGAGCGTCCCCTCGAACATCCGGGCCAGGACGATCACCCCCTGGTAGTTGTCGAACCAGGAGTCGATGATCAGCCCCTTCGGGGGGGCCTGCGGATCCCCCGTGGGAGGCGGGATCTTCCGGACCACCTCCTCCAGGATCTCCTCGATCCCGACCCCCTTTTTAGCGCTCGCGCGGATCATCCCCTCCGTGTCCAGCCCGATCACCTCCTCGATCTCCCGGCGCACGCGGTCGGGCTCGGCGTTCGGGAGGTCGATCTTGTTCAGCACCAGGACGATCTCCAGATTCTGTTCGAGCGCCATGTAGACATTCGCAAGCGTCTGGGCCTCCACACCCTGGGAGGCGTCCACCACCAGCACCGCTCCCTCGCAGGCCGACAGGCTGCGGGAGACCTCGTAGGAGAAGTCGACATGCCCGGGAGTGTCGATCAGGTTCAGGACATAGTCCTTTCCGTCCTTCGCCCGGTACCGCATCCGGACGTTCTGCGCCTTGATCGTGATCCCGCGCTCCCGCTCGATCTCCATCTTGTCGAGGAACTGGTCCACCTTCTCCCGCTCGGTGAGCGTACCGGTAGCCTCCATCAACCGGTCGGCAAGGGTCGATTTTCCGTGGTCGATGTGGGCGATGATGGAAAAATTCCGGATCTGCTCGATGCGCATGCCTACCACGTGCTTGAGGATTGGATTTTTTCGCGGAAAAACGCAACCGTCCGGGCGAGCCCTTCCTCCAGGGACGTCTCAGGATACCACCCCAGTTCGTCGAACGCCATCCGGTTTTCCAGGCAGGACCGAAGCTGCTCCCCCGGCATCGCCGGCCCGTGAATCTCCTCCTGCCCGCTGCCGATCAACTCCCGGAGGAACCGGAACAGGGTGTTTACACTGGTCTCGATCCCGGTGCCGATGTTCACCGCAAGGCCGGAGCCCCGGGTGAGCGCGGCGAGGTTCGCGCGGACGACGTCCCCGACGTACACGTAGTCCCGGGTCTGCTCCCCGTCGCCGTTCACGATAGCCCTCTGCCCCCGCAGGAGCCGCTCGCAGAAGATCGCCACCACGCCCGCCTCGCCGTGCGGATCCTGCCGCGGTCCGTAGACGTTGGCGTACCGCAGGGCGGTGTAGTCCAGCCCGTACTGGACCCGGTAATAGTGGAGGTAGAGCTCCGCCGAGACCTTCGCCGCCCCGTAGGGGCTCACCGGACGGAGCGGGTGGGTCTCGCCGGCGGGAAAGACCTCCTGCTCCCCGTACCCGGCTCCCCCCGAGGAGGCGAAGAGGAACTTCCGCACCCCGTGCTCCCGGCACCCCTCCAGCAGGCGGAGTGTGGAGAGGATGTTCACCTGCGCGTCGAACCGCGGGTCCCTGACGGAGGCGCGGACGTTGATCTGCGCCGCATGGTGGTTGACGACCTCCGGGCGGAAGGAGCGGATCGCCTCGACGGCGGTGTCCGATCCGATGTCGCACAGGACGAACCGGGCCTCCCGGGGAAGGTTCCTCTCCTTCCCCGAGGAAAGGTCGTCGATCACCATCAGCTCGTGCCCCTCGCCCGCGTAGGCGTCGGCCACGTTCGATCCGATGAACCCGGCCCCTCCCGTCAGCAGGATCCGCACTTCCTCCTCCTTTCCCCCGTTCCGGACGGCCCGGTCGGGGCGAATTCCTTCCACGGGATCATGCCCCACTTCCCTCCCGAAGGATACCGAGGAATTCGCGGACGGCATCCTTCCATGGACGGGGAGCCTTCCCCGTCGCGCGGGAGTACTTTTCCTTCGACAGGACACAACGGGCGGGGCGGGACGCCGGGTAGATCTCCCGCGGAAGGTCAGCCGAGGTCGTCGGCTCGACGCGGACGCGCCGATGCCCCGACTCCTCGAGGAGGAACAGGGCGTAGTCGTGGAAGCTGGTCTGCCCCTCGTTGGAGAAGTGATAGATCCCGCGCGCTCCCGCCTCGAGGAGGTTCCGCGTGGCCGCCGCGAGGTCCCGGGCGTATGTCGGGGATCCGACCTGGTCGGTCACCACGCGCAAGGTTCCGTCCTGCGCGGCCTTCCTGAGGATCGAGGCGATGAAATTGGGCCCGTGAACGCCGAAGAGCCATTGGGTCCGGATGAGGAGCCTTTCCGGATTCTCCTCCGCAAGGGCCCGCTCCGCCGCGAGCTTGCTCTTCCCGTACACGGAGAGAGGATTGGGGGGATCCTCTTCCGCGTAGGGCCTTCCCGAGGTCCCGTCGAAGATGTAGTCCGTTCCGTACGTGACCAGGAGGGCCC
The genomic region above belongs to Deltaproteobacteria bacterium GWC2_65_14 and contains:
- a CDS encoding elongation factor 4 encodes the protein MRIEQIRNFSIIAHIDHGKSTLADRLMEATGTLTEREKVDQFLDKMEIERERGITIKAQNVRMRYRAKDGKDYVLNLIDTPGHVDFSYEVSRSLSACEGAVLVVDASQGVEAQTLANVYMALEQNLEIVLVLNKIDLPNAEPDRVRREIEEVIGLDTEGMIRASAKKGVGIEEILEEVVRKIPPPTGDPQAPPKGLIIDSWFDNYQGVIVLARMFEGTLRPGRKILLLSTGRSFEIQKVGVFDPHPSLVESLGPGEVGFIIANIKDVKETKVGDTITDAGNPASVPLPGFKVVRPMVFAGIYPVVSDNYDQLRTAIDKLRLNDSSFTADPETSVALGFGFRCGFLGLLHLEIIQERLEREYGVELITTAPTVSYRAVCRDGSVVEVDSPARLPEPIDLDYIEEPLILATIHLHAEHLGGVIKLCEERRGKQRQMKFVTGARVLLEYELPLNEIVLDFYDKLKTASRGYASMDYEILEFRRDELVRLDILLNGEKVDALSLILHRENAYSRGREITERLRKLIPRQMFEVVIQAAIGSKVIARESVKAISKNVIAKCYGGDITRKRKLLEKQKEGKKRMKQVGNVEIPQEAFLSILKVKE
- a CDS encoding UDP-glucose 4-epimerase; translated protein: MRILLTGGAGFIGSNVADAYAGEGHELMVIDDLSSGKERNLPREARFVLCDIGSDTAVEAIRSFRPEVVNHHAAQINVRASVRDPRFDAQVNILSTLRLLEGCREHGVRKFLFASSGGAGYGEQEVFPAGETHPLRPVSPYGAAKVSAELYLHYYRVQYGLDYTALRYANVYGPRQDPHGEAGVVAIFCERLLRGQRAIVNGDGEQTRDYVYVGDVVRANLAALTRGSGLAVNIGTGIETSVNTLFRFLRELIGSGQEEIHGPAMPGEQLRSCLENRMAFDELGWYPETSLEEGLARTVAFFREKIQSSSTW
- a CDS encoding dTDP-4-dehydrorhamnose reductase; this translates as MTGRRILVTGGKGLLGSEIADLFSRECRVLLTDREECDVTDIDSVRRLAREFRPEIVLHCAAYTAVDRAEGDREAAFALNEGGTRNVARVSREAGALLVTYGTDYIFDGTSGRPYAEEDPPNPLSVYGKSKLAAERALAEENPERLLIRTQWLFGVHGPNFIASILRKAAQDGTLRVVTDQVGSPTYARDLAAATRNLLEAGARGIYHFSNEGQTSFHDYALFLLEESGHRRVRVEPTTSADLPREIYPASRPARCVLSKEKYSRATGKAPRPWKDAVREFLGILREGSGA